A window of Streptomyces profundus genomic DNA:
GTGTTCCTGGGATCGGCGCCCAACCGGTGCGAACGCGCCAACAGCGCCGCCACCTCGGCCTCGCCCGTCCCGTTCCGTCGCGCACTCATCCGCTCAGGCCCCCCAACCGGCCTGCTGGCCGCCCACGCGCTCCGCCACGATCCGCTCCGCCCAGCCCGACCGCCGATAGGCGTCCATCGGATCCGGGTCGAGCCCGCGCTCCTCGCGCCACTCCGCCAGCAGCGGGCGCACATCCGTGTGATACGCGTCCATCAACACCGCGTTCGCGCCCAGTACGTCACCGGCCGCCTGCGCCACCGCCAGCGCGTCGGCGTCCACCAGCAGCGCCTTGGCCGTCGCCTCCTGCACGTTCATCACGGAACGGATGATCGCCGGGATCTTGGGCTCGATGTTGTGGCACTGGTCCAACATGAACGCCACCTCGGGAACGAACCCGCCGCCGCGCACCACCTCGTACATGATCCGGAAGAGCTGGAACGGATCGGCCGAGCCGACCATCAGATCGTCGTCGGCGTAGAAGCGCGAGTTGAAGTCGAAACCGCCCAGCTTCCCCTCCCGCAGCAGCGTCGCCACGATGAACTCGATGTTGGTGCCCGGCGCGTGATGCCCGGTGTCCACCACCACCTGCGCCTTCGGCCCCAGCTTCAGGCAGTGCGCGTAGGCCGTGCCCCAGTCCGGAACATCCGTCATATAGAACGCCGGCTCGAAGAACTTGTACTCCAGCAGCATGCGCTGCTCCTCGCCCAACCGCTCGTAGACGGCGGCCAGGGCCTCCGACAGCCGGTCCTGGCGGTTGCGGATGTCGTCCTGCCCCGGGTAGTTGGTGCCGTCGGAGAACCACAGCTTCAGATCGCGTGACCCGGTGGCGTCCATGATGTCCACGCACTCCAGCAGGTGCGCCAGCGCCTTGCGGCGCACCCCGGCCTCCGGATGGGTGACGCTGCCCAGCCGGTAGTCGTCCTCCTGGAACACGTTGGAGTTGATCGCGCCAAGACGCAGCCCGCGCTCCCGGGCATGGTCGGCCAACGCCGCGTAGTCGTCCACCCGGTCCCACGGGATGTGCAGCGCCACGGTGGGCGCGACCCCGGTGTGCCGGTGCACCCGCGCCGCGTCGTCCAACTTCTCCCACGGGGTTCTCGGCACGCCCTGTTGGGCGAACACCTTGAAACGGGTGCCGGAGTTGCCGTAGGCCCAGGACGGGGTCTCGATGGCCTGGGAGGACAGGGCCGCCTTGACGGCGGTGAAGGGGGTCATGCGATCAGGGCTCCCGTAGCGCGCGGACGAGGTTCTGTTGAACCAGGTCCTCTGCCGTGTGTGAATCGTTTCACTCCACTCTCGACGCTAAGAGCGGAGCGGGAGCGCTGTCAAGGGAGCGAGGCGATCCATTCGCCGTCTACCACTGCCTTTTCGAAGCCGGGCATCGACCGTCGCCCGATCTTGACGGTGGACGAGGCGGCTGGCTAGCTTGCGTCCATCCGCATGAAACCTTTCAGAGGGCTGGGTGATTCCCGTGCAGCGCGTCTGTTTCCTGTTGAGGGTCCGCGCCGACCGGATCGAGGAGTACCGGGAGCGCCACGCCCATGTCTGGCCGGAGATGTGTGCCGCGCTGTCCGCGAGCGGCTGGCACAACTACTCGCTCTTCCTGCGCGAGGACGGGCTCCTCGTCGGCTATCTGGAGACGGAGGACTTCGACGCGGCGCGGCGCGCCATGGACGGGACCGAGGTCAACGCGCGCTGGCAGGCCGAGATGGGCGACCTCTTCGAGGCGCTCGACGGGGAACGGCCCGACGAGGCGATGAAGCCGCTCACCGAGGTCTTCCACCTCGCCTGACCGCCGCGCCGCCCCCGCGCCCCCGCCGCCCCCGGCCCGGGCGGCGCGAAACCACGGCAGCGATGGTGCATACCATGGCCCCGCGAGACGCGGCGGGTCACGAGACGAACGGAACACGCACATGGCGCAGACGGTGGGGATCAAGGAAGTGGCCCGGGCCGCGGGAGTGTCCGTCGGCACCGTCTCCAACGTCATCAACCGCCCCCAGATGGTCGCCGAGGAGACCAGGGAACGCGTCCAGGCCGCCATCGTCCAACTCGGCTACGTCCGCAGCGAGTCCGCCCGCCAGCTGCGCGCCGGGCAGAGCCGCATCATCTCGCTGCTGGTCCTCGACATGGCCAACCCCTTCTTCGTGGACGTCGCCTCAGGTGCCGAACGCGTCGCGCGCGCCGAGAAGTTGGGCGTGATGCTCTGCAACAGCGCGCAGAGCGTCGCCGAGGAGGCCGACTACCTGTCGCTCTTCGCCGAGCAGCGCGTCCGGGGCGTGCTGATCACCCCGGCCGACATGAGCGGTCGCAACCTCGCGGAGTTCCGCCGGCACGGGATCCCGTTCGTCTTCGTCGACCGGGTCCTGCCCAGCGCCGAGGGCTGCTCGGTCTCCGTGGACGACGTGCGCGGCGGCACCCTCGCCGTGCGCCACCTGCTGGAGCAGGGCCACACCTCCGTCGCCTATGTCAGCGGCCCGATGGCGCTCCAGCAGTGCCGGGACCGCGAGGAGGGCGCCCGGATCGCCCTCGACGAGGCGGGCCTCCCGCCCTCGGCCCTGCACCATGTCGAGGCCGAACGTCTCGACGTCACCGCCGGCCGGGACGCCGGCGCCCGCCTCCTGGGGCTCTCCCCACGCCCGTCGGCCGTGTTCTGCGCCAACGACCTGCTGGCGCTCGGCGTCCTCCAGGCTCTGTTCGCCGCGGGTGTCCGGGTGCCAGAGGAGATGGCCCTGGTGGGCTACGACGACATCGAGTTCGCCGCGGCGG
This region includes:
- a CDS encoding LacI family DNA-binding transcriptional regulator; its protein translation is MAQTVGIKEVARAAGVSVGTVSNVINRPQMVAEETRERVQAAIVQLGYVRSESARQLRAGQSRIISLLVLDMANPFFVDVASGAERVARAEKLGVMLCNSAQSVAEEADYLSLFAEQRVRGVLITPADMSGRNLAEFRRHGIPFVFVDRVLPSAEGCSVSVDDVRGGTLAVRHLLEQGHTSVAYVSGPMALQQCRDREEGARIALDEAGLPPSALHHVEAERLDVTAGRDAGARLLGLSPRPSAVFCANDLLALGVLQALFAAGVRVPEEMALVGYDDIEFAAAAAVPLTSVRQPAFRMGRQAAELLLEETGEDAGLHRHQRIVLDPELIVRDSSLRLRR
- the rhaI gene encoding L-rhamnose isomerase, which translates into the protein MTPFTAVKAALSSQAIETPSWAYGNSGTRFKVFAQQGVPRTPWEKLDDAARVHRHTGVAPTVALHIPWDRVDDYAALADHARERGLRLGAINSNVFQEDDYRLGSVTHPEAGVRRKALAHLLECVDIMDATGSRDLKLWFSDGTNYPGQDDIRNRQDRLSEALAAVYERLGEEQRMLLEYKFFEPAFYMTDVPDWGTAYAHCLKLGPKAQVVVDTGHHAPGTNIEFIVATLLREGKLGGFDFNSRFYADDDLMVGSADPFQLFRIMYEVVRGGGFVPEVAFMLDQCHNIEPKIPAIIRSVMNVQEATAKALLVDADALAVAQAAGDVLGANAVLMDAYHTDVRPLLAEWREERGLDPDPMDAYRRSGWAERIVAERVGGQQAGWGA
- a CDS encoding L-rhamnose mutarotase, coding for MQRVCFLLRVRADRIEEYRERHAHVWPEMCAALSASGWHNYSLFLREDGLLVGYLETEDFDAARRAMDGTEVNARWQAEMGDLFEALDGERPDEAMKPLTEVFHLA